The following is a genomic window from Candidatus Eremiobacteraceae bacterium.
TTCCGAGCTCGCGACGCTCCTCTAACCTCCGCTATTTTGACGCCGCGCGCGACCGGCGTGATGTCGAGATCATGGACTCGCTCGACGATGGCTACGCGATGGCGGTGGCGGGGGCGCTCGTGTGGACGCCGCGCCTGCTTCGCGCGTGGCTCGATAAATGCGGATCGTCTCGCGAAATCCTTGCGTGGGTCACAGAACACGACGCACCGCCAGAAGGAGCGCCGGCGCTGAGCCGTTCGGCGATCGAGCGCCTACGCGCTATCGAAGACGATAAGGCGCATGGCGCGATCGAGGCGCTCGCTGCGAGCGGTTCGCGTCTCGTGCGCGATCGTGACGCAGACTATCCAGTGGCGCTCAACGATCTCCCCGACCCGCCTCCGCTCCTCTATGTGAGGGGCTCGATAGAAGCGCTTGGCGCGCGGGCGATCGCGATCGTAGGGAGTCGAGCTGCGACGACGTACGGGCGTCAGGTTGCCGGATCCCTAGCCGCCGATCTCGGCGCTTTCGGCGCGTGTATCGTGTCAGGGCTCGCGCGCGGGATCGATGCGTGCGCGCACGGCGCCGCGCTTGCGGCGAAAGCGCCGACCGTCGCGGTCATCGGATCGGGTATTTCGGCGCTCTATCCACCCTATCACGCATTGCTCGCGGACGAGATCGTCGCTTCCGGCGGGGCGGTCGTGTCGGAGTTCCCGCCTCGTGAGGCCGCACGAGCTCACCACTTCCCGATGCGCAACCGCCTTGTCGCTGCGCTCGCGCGCGCAACGGTCGTCGTCGAAGCAGGACGTCGGAGCGGCGCGCTTATCACGGCGCGGCTCGCGGGCGATCTCGGTCGAGACGTGTACGCGATCCCCGGCGACGTCACGCGGCCGACCAGCGTGGGCACGAACGACCTCATCAAGGACGGTGTGACGCTGGTGACGAGCGGTGCCGACATCGCGTCGCTTCTCGGTTGGGATGCGCTGTTCGAGCGCGAGAAGGCCACGGAGTCTTCGCGCGATGATCCAGTCCTCGCGCGGCTCACGGCGGCGGGCGTCGACGTCGTCGAGCTCGCAGCGGCGTGCGGGATGGAACTGCCCGCGATGCTCGCGCGGCTGACGCTGCTCGAGATCCAAGGTCTCGCGAAACGGTTGCCCGGCGGCACGTACGCGGCGGTGAAGCGAGAGCGAGCGCCGAACGCGCGCTCGAGATGAACGTAGCGATCGTCGCCGTCGATAAACTGCGCGAGCCATATGCCCGGACCGGATGCGCGCTCTACCTCGAGCGACTGGGGCGGTATTACGGCGTCACCGTGATCG
Proteins encoded in this region:
- the dprA gene encoding DNA-processing protein DprA; translation: MDSLDDGYAMAVAGALVWTPRLLRAWLDKCGSSREILAWVTEHDAPPEGAPALSRSAIERLRAIEDDKAHGAIEALAASGSRLVRDRDADYPVALNDLPDPPPLLYVRGSIEALGARAIAIVGSRAATTYGRQVAGSLAADLGAFGACIVSGLARGIDACAHGAALAAKAPTVAVIGSGISALYPPYHALLADEIVASGGAVVSEFPPREAARAHHFPMRNRLVAALARATVVVEAGRRSGALITARLAGDLGRDVYAIPGDVTRPTSVGTNDLIKDGVTLVTSGADIASLLGWDALFEREKATESSRDDPVLARLTAAGVDVVELAAACGMELPAMLARLTLLEIQGLAKRLPGGTYAAVKRERAPNARSR